A single genomic interval of Bacillus sp. es.036 harbors:
- a CDS encoding GntR family transcriptional regulator, with the protein MGEEFNPSKPIYLQLVDRISWEIIKGERKTGEKLPSVREMAIQSGVNPNTVSRTYNELERMEIVETKRGQGTFVTEQKEKLVELREQLKINHIQNFIEDMKQMGFSSEDMIEGIRTYVTNEKENQS; encoded by the coding sequence ATGGGAGAAGAATTTAATCCCTCAAAGCCGATTTACCTGCAGCTAGTGGATCGCATTAGCTGGGAAATTATTAAAGGTGAACGAAAAACTGGTGAAAAGCTTCCTTCTGTGAGGGAAATGGCCATTCAATCAGGAGTAAATCCTAATACAGTATCGAGAACTTACAATGAACTGGAGAGGATGGAAATCGTGGAGACGAAGCGAGGACAAGGAACGTTTGTAACAGAGCAAAAAGAAAAACTGGTCGAACTTCGAGAACAGCTTAAGATTAACCACATCCAGAATTTTATTGAAGATATGAAGCAGATGGGCTTTTCATCAGAAGATATGATTGAAGGTATTCGAACTTACGTTACGAACGAAAAGGAGAATCAATCATGA